Genomic DNA from Shouchella patagoniensis:
ACAAGGTTATGCGGATTTAAGCGAGCTGTTTCAGGTGGTCGATCAAAAAAGTAATTCGGATTTTTAACCATATACTGATCTAGCGGAGTAGAAGCAGCAACCATTAAAACAGCCGATTCATTTTGCCTTCTTCCTGCTCTCCCAGCCTGTTGCCAAGAACTAGCAATTGTTCCTGGATAACCCGTCATAATACAAACTTCCAGTTGACCAATGTCAACACCTAATTCAAGCGCATTTGTAGAAACTACACCTTTAATATCACCTGAGCGTAACCCTTTTTCTATCTCTCGCCGTTGCTTTGGTAAATAACCACCTCTGTAGCCACGTATTGCTGAAGGTCCAAAATTTCGTTTAGTCAATTCTTGTAATCTACTTAGTATAAGTTCCACTCGCACCCTGCTTTTTGCAAAAACAATTGTTTGGATGCCTTCTTTTAAAAACTGTCCAGCAAGTTCATTCACTTTCGTCATTGCACTTTGCCTTATTTGTAACGGTTGATTAACCAATGGAGGGTTATAAAAAATAAAGTGCTTTTTCCCTCGAGGTGCACCATTTTGATCAATCAATTGAAACGTTTCTCCCGTTAATTCTTCAGCCAATTCCTTTGGATTCGCAATGGTAGCAGATGTGCAAATAAACTGCGGTGACGACCCATAGTAAGCACAGATTCGCTTTAAACGAGTGATGACATTGGCCACATGACTCCCAAAAACACCTCGATACGTGTGAAGTTCATCAATGACGATATAACGAAGGTTCTCAAAAAAAGAAACCCACTTCGCGTGGTGTGGCAATATTCCTGAATGGAGCATATCAGGATTCGTTATCACTACATGTCCGGCTTTTCTAATGGTTGTGCGAATTTGTGGTGCTGTGTCTCCATCGTACGTATGACACCTTACCTCAACACCCATATCGTGAATCATTTCATGTAAATCACTCATTTGATCTTGTGCCAATGCTTTTGTTGGGAATAAATACAAAGCCCGGTTGTTTTCATCTGCTAAAATCTCTTCTAGCACGGGCACGTTATAACACAATGATTTCCCAGATGCGGTCGGGGTCACCGCCACTAAATGCTTTTTTTGTTTAGCTAAATGAACAGCCTCACTTTGATGTGTATATAATTCGCCAATTCCTCGTTTTCGAAGCGCCATACAAATTCGTTCGTCTAGCATTTCTGGAAAGGGGGCCGTTTTTGCTTCTATCGGTTCAAGCTCATGCCAATAAGCGATATTTTCATCATTCCGCAACTCAGTTAACAGTTGTGGAAGGGTTCTTTTAAACATCAAACCACCTCAACTTTTTACTTCTCTTCATTTTAGCGAATGGTTGTTCTGTTGGCTACCAAAAAGATTGTTAACAAAAATTCTGATAAATGAATGGCAAAAGCGCTATTTTTATGTATAATAATAGATATTTCGAATAACG
This window encodes:
- a CDS encoding DEAD/DEAH box helicase, which codes for MFKRTLPQLLTELRNDENIAYWHELEPIEAKTAPFPEMLDERICMALRKRGIGELYTHQSEAVHLAKQKKHLVAVTPTASGKSLCYNVPVLEEILADENNRALYLFPTKALAQDQMSDLHEMIHDMGVEVRCHTYDGDTAPQIRTTIRKAGHVVITNPDMLHSGILPHHAKWVSFFENLRYIVIDELHTYRGVFGSHVANVITRLKRICAYYGSSPQFICTSATIANPKELAEELTGETFQLIDQNGAPRGKKHFIFYNPPLVNQPLQIRQSAMTKVNELAGQFLKEGIQTIVFAKSRVRVELILSRLQELTKRNFGPSAIRGYRGGYLPKQRREIEKGLRSGDIKGVVSTNALELGVDIGQLEVCIMTGYPGTIASSWQQAGRAGRRQNESAVLMVAASTPLDQYMVKNPNYFFDRPPETARLNPHNLVIFIDHLKCAAYELPFCSGDTFGGEIVDDYLDYLAEQHVVHFKANKWYWMNDAFPAHGISLRSASQENVVIIDQSDVTNHIVIGEMDRFSAMTLLHDEAIYLHQGVQYQVEYLDWDEKKAFVREVQVEYFTDANLAVSLRVLEEDESRHEEKASVSFGDVSVTGKATIFKKLRLTSMENIGSGPIHLPEEELHTNAMWLSFHLMVLNEIGQDWLDQALVGLANLLHHAAPVHVMCDRGDIRVVPQIKAEHSELPTIFIYDSYPGGIGLAKEIYARTEAVFGHVEALLDSCGCEAGCPACIGSASSERNIKMIVKKLVKHVCKDDDSH